A single window of Alosa alosa isolate M-15738 ecotype Scorff River chromosome 11, AALO_Geno_1.1, whole genome shotgun sequence DNA harbors:
- the foxl1 gene encoding forkhead box protein L1: protein MSLYHSRVPQLGVPSSALSLSNSSLIYVYGSEGGGLIPTLGFASPRQEPPQKPPYSYIALIAMAIKNSPEKRATLSGIYQFIMDRFPFYHDNKQGWQNSIRHNLSLNDCFIKVPREKGRPGKGSYWTLDTKCLDMFENGNYRRRKRKSKGQDVGDAKSSHKRSKVLVAQQHCVPKTDSCTHAAREDSPQGERTFRDSGKKHKEQKNEEMKPVLGELNRVQIQQNASVHYPDLSAHSKYHPTGSSQDCHPAVPNPHVTDASTSWQEAARLGAPAAHTGETESRSPVTADKKDSSALLGSRRSALISEADSNLCVPSFNPIKTTEKSNGFSIENILSKRATTSQRRCSFGSSVAPCLETRSHALTSSVLLGARNPRLYSMGFPLCSYLSLTCPENVLHLS, encoded by the coding sequence ATGAGCTTGTACCACAGTCGAGTGCCCCAGCTCGGTGTGCCCTcctcggctctctctctctccaattcaTCCTTGATTTATGTGTATGGAAGTGAGGGCGGGGGGCTGATTCCAACTTTGGGGTTTGCTTCTCCTCGACAGGAGCCTCCGCAGAAACCTCCGTACAGCTACATAGCTCTTATTGCGATGGCCATCAAAAACTCGCCAGAGAAGCGTGCCACTCTGAGTGGTATCTACCAGTTCATCATGGACCGCTTtcctttctaccatgacaacaAGCAGGGCTGGCAAAACTCGATCCGACACAACCTGTCGTTGAACGACTGCTTCATCAAAGTTCCGAGGGAAAAAGGGCGACCAGGGAAAGGCAGTTATTGGACTCTTGATACGAAGTGTCTTGACATGTTCGAGAATGGGAACTACAGGCGGAGGAAAAGAAAGTCCAAAGGCCAAGACGTGGGGGACGCCAAATCGAGCCATAAGAGGAGTAAAGTCCTAGTCGCTCAGCAGCATTGCGTTCCTAAAACGGACTCTTGTACGCACGCGGCGCGCGAGGATTCACCTCAGGGAGAGAGGACATTCAGAGACTCAGGaaagaaacacaaagaacaGAAAAATGAAGAAATGAAGCCAGTCCTTGGTGAGTTGAATAGGGTTCAAATTCAACAGAACGCATCAGTTCATTACCCAGATTTGAGCGCACACAGCAAATATCATCCGACAGGCTCGTCTCAGGACTGTCACCCCGCAGTCCCGAATCCTCATGTTACAGATGCAAGTACATCATGGCAGGAGGCAGCGAGGCTTGGCGCTCCAGCAGCCCACACGGGCGAGACGGAGAGCCGAAGCCCCGTTACTGCCGATAAGAAGGATTCAAGCGCCTTGTTAGGTTCAAGGAGAAGTGCACTTATCTCCGAAGCAGATTCCAACCTGTGCGTTCCTTCATTCAATCCCATTAAAACTACAGAGAAATCCAACGGTTTCAGCATAGAGAACATATTATCTAAAAGAGCCACGACAAGCCAGCGCAGGTGCAGTTTCGGGAGCTCCGTTGCGCCTTGCTTGGAGACGCGCAGTCACGCGCTTACCTCTTCTGTGCTACTTGGCGCGCGCAACCCGCGGTTGTATTCGATGGGATTTCCACTCTGCTCCTATTTGTCTCTCACTTGTCCCGAAAACGTCCTTCACCTCAGTTGA